In Lentibacillus amyloliquefaciens, one DNA window encodes the following:
- a CDS encoding DUF4317 domain-containing protein, producing MDKKDIADIRKQFKVENDLLTIHDIFNVYIMKETSEIYHHQSMPFEMLEAEQQELFMENFKKVLSGQLDEKLFELKFQRDVDNNSQLILHQGLLSNDTEEWKGQMLQLVEKMLANKQYEMDVVVTFIHGEYMKPMKNMSEEAEESERDTVYSHPFILCSMNKTQDPKKELLFDYVEKEFKYNIVVDPIINLKAPMSGFLFPSITDNASDVNHVLYAAGKKNEPDYHFIEEVLNAEEIMTAAQDKLVFEEIVKNVAGDQKFNTSTLSNVYDEIHRVAEESEEEDRPALDKKDVEQILSGSGIEDVNTEKVSSAFKTVIDDETYEFKANNVVPKYDSKSIKIETKIANISISPQDLRHVRQVHLNGKRFLMMEVEENTVIEGFEMIPEALFQKAPEDEE from the coding sequence TTGGACAAAAAAGACATAGCAGATATCCGTAAACAATTCAAAGTGGAAAATGATTTATTGACGATACATGACATTTTTAATGTGTACATCATGAAAGAAACAAGTGAAATTTACCATCACCAGAGTATGCCGTTTGAAATGCTGGAGGCGGAACAGCAGGAGTTATTTATGGAAAACTTTAAAAAAGTGCTGTCCGGCCAACTAGATGAAAAGTTATTTGAATTAAAATTTCAGCGTGATGTGGACAACAACAGTCAGCTTATTCTTCATCAGGGCTTGTTAAGCAATGATACAGAAGAATGGAAAGGGCAGATGCTGCAGCTCGTTGAAAAAATGCTAGCGAATAAACAATATGAAATGGATGTTGTCGTCACCTTTATTCACGGCGAATATATGAAACCGATGAAGAACATGAGTGAAGAGGCGGAAGAAAGTGAGCGGGATACCGTTTATTCGCATCCCTTTATTTTATGCAGTATGAATAAAACGCAGGATCCGAAAAAAGAATTGCTATTTGACTATGTTGAAAAGGAATTTAAGTATAATATTGTCGTCGATCCGATTATCAATTTGAAAGCACCGATGTCAGGATTTCTATTTCCTTCAATCACGGATAATGCATCAGACGTCAATCATGTGCTTTATGCAGCAGGGAAAAAGAATGAACCGGATTATCACTTTATCGAAGAGGTTTTAAACGCGGAAGAGATCATGACCGCTGCCCAGGATAAATTAGTTTTTGAGGAAATTGTGAAAAACGTAGCGGGTGATCAAAAGTTCAACACATCCACACTTTCAAATGTATATGATGAGATCCATCGGGTTGCAGAAGAAAGTGAAGAAGAAGACAGACCGGCGCTCGACAAAAAAGATGTTGAACAGATTTTATCGGGCAGCGGAATAGAAGATGTCAATACGGAAAAGGTCTCGTCTGCTTTTAAAACGGTTATAGATGATGAAACGTACGAATTCAAAGCGAACAATGTTGTCCCGAAATATGATTCAAAATCGATTAAAATCGAGACGAAAATAGCGAATATTTCCATCAGCCCGCAAGATTTGAGACACGTCCGCCAAGTTCATTTAAATGGCAAACGTTTCCTCATGATGGAAGTGGAAGAAAACACAGTGATTGAAGGCTTTGAAATGATTCCGGAAGCTTTGTTTCAGAAAGCACCGGAGGATGAGGAATGA
- a CDS encoding YfcC family protein, with product MKGNETKKRKFQMPHIYVILFVLSAIAAILTYIIPAGKFERVPGPEGRTTIDPNSFSGVEQTPVGIVDFLTVIPRGLIDAGEVVFFTFIIGGMFMVLRHTGIIEIAVDKLTRKFSNKSLMLIPILTTVFAVIATVIGTPELSLVYIPVIMPLMIALGYDSLVAAAIALCGTVIGFAAGVLNPINTGLAQKISGIPVFSGIGFRLIIFVVIVLAAVFYIMRYAKKVKQNPLNSLVYEDDQEKREQYQDQDQVEEKHMNTRQKYASIAAFIFFGILVYGVVGQGWFMVEMAGLFIIMGIVVGIIAGLTLTEICEGFNQGFRDVLMGAMIVGIARAVAVVMEDGQIMDTIVHGLGSAVNELPPVLGAVGMYFVQLIINFFIPSGSGQALVTMPIMAPLSDIIGVTRQTAILAFQLGDGFAHILYPTSGYFMAALSIAGVQYQKWIRFFFPLFLILAGISVVSLIIAQVIQWS from the coding sequence ATGAAAGGAAACGAAACGAAAAAAAGAAAATTTCAAATGCCGCATATTTATGTCATACTGTTTGTCCTGAGTGCGATTGCGGCCATTTTAACTTATATTATTCCGGCCGGGAAGTTTGAGCGCGTTCCCGGCCCTGAAGGCAGGACAACGATTGATCCAAATTCATTTTCAGGAGTGGAGCAGACTCCTGTCGGCATCGTTGATTTTCTGACCGTTATTCCACGCGGCCTCATTGATGCAGGCGAAGTGGTCTTCTTTACGTTCATCATTGGCGGTATGTTTATGGTGCTGCGTCACACAGGCATTATCGAGATTGCTGTTGATAAGCTGACGCGCAAATTTTCAAATAAAAGTCTGATGCTTATTCCTATTTTGACAACCGTTTTTGCGGTTATTGCCACTGTGATTGGAACACCGGAATTGTCACTTGTTTATATTCCGGTTATTATGCCGCTGATGATTGCTTTAGGATATGATTCCTTGGTGGCTGCAGCTATCGCCCTTTGTGGGACGGTTATCGGATTTGCAGCGGGTGTGCTGAATCCCATTAATACGGGATTGGCGCAAAAAATATCCGGGATTCCGGTTTTTTCCGGAATCGGTTTTCGTCTGATCATTTTCGTCGTTATTGTACTGGCAGCTGTCTTTTATATTATGCGTTACGCTAAAAAGGTAAAGCAAAATCCGTTAAATAGTTTAGTATACGAAGATGACCAGGAAAAACGGGAACAATATCAGGATCAGGATCAGGTAGAAGAAAAACATATGAATACCAGACAAAAATACGCGTCAATCGCTGCCTTCATTTTCTTTGGCATATTAGTTTATGGCGTGGTTGGACAAGGCTGGTTTATGGTCGAAATGGCCGGGCTGTTTATTATCATGGGGATCGTTGTCGGTATCATTGCCGGGTTAACGTTAACCGAAATTTGTGAAGGCTTTAACCAGGGTTTCCGTGATGTGTTGATGGGGGCTATGATCGTTGGGATTGCACGGGCGGTCGCCGTGGTTATGGAAGACGGGCAAATTATGGATACGATTGTGCACGGCTTGGGATCGGCTGTCAATGAATTGCCGCCGGTTTTGGGAGCTGTCGGAATGTATTTTGTGCAGTTAATCATCAACTTCTTTATCCCATCCGGAAGCGGACAAGCGCTCGTTACAATGCCAATCATGGCGCCATTATCTGATATAATCGGTGTAACCAGACAAACAGCAATTCTGGCATTTCAACTAGGGGACGGGTTTGCGCATATTCTTTACCCGACATCAGGTTACTTTATGGCAGCTTTATCGATAGCCGGCGTTCAATATCAGAAATGGATACGGTTTTTCTTTCCATTATTCCTTATTCTCGCAGGCATATCCGTGGTGTCACTAATAATTGCACAGGTCATTCAATGGAGTTAA
- a CDS encoding PucR family transcriptional regulator, which translates to MKTINDLFILDGMKECVVLAGHRGLTRNVESVNISDTPDVINFLYKNHLLLTTGYGFYEDTNQFCDLIREMHALNCSGIIIKVNRFMHKIPEEAKLLADDLAFPIIDLPTNRTLGDLSRHILNYLNDHEAEQLYYALHVQQEFSDMMVKGYNLNSLVEHLGHFLVRPVLLLNHRGEMIARSHDFRMDSIKRAETEIVRAIKEDTAPYQDGTTFDIPSLNQQAVTTFPVKTKRQQPSMLVIIDFQTLPYPSSQMAVEQAGNVISSTLIKEQAIEENTRLLKNNFFADLIEKRVQAEDEVMSRTAFYGLDPDKASICVLCTVDSEGENYESLQLYEKKISELHNSIYDQLEDDIINGNMQATLFTKEKFFVMILQFNQYTEAEINLVTEFTQKAQKNVQGEYSVSFGISNPVESVTEIPTAYQEAAEAITNGYDQNMTGFINYYKTKEIKELLNTLPRKDIKALYENTLKSLAYPETKEDQELIKTIEIYLNCQCEISVTARKLYIHRNTVKYRIKKAEELLNCSFHDPADSLRVRVALTIGNILEDETKTLSSVQ; encoded by the coding sequence ATGAAAACAATTAATGATCTATTCATACTTGATGGCATGAAAGAGTGTGTTGTGTTAGCAGGGCATCGCGGCCTAACCAGGAACGTTGAGTCTGTTAATATTTCCGACACGCCTGATGTTATAAACTTTTTATACAAAAACCATTTACTGCTGACAACCGGTTATGGTTTTTATGAGGATACGAACCAATTCTGTGATCTGATCAGAGAAATGCATGCATTGAACTGTTCAGGGATTATCATTAAAGTCAATCGTTTCATGCATAAAATCCCGGAAGAAGCCAAACTGCTTGCAGACGATCTGGCATTTCCAATTATTGATTTGCCGACAAATCGTACGCTCGGCGACTTATCCCGCCACATCTTGAATTATTTGAATGATCATGAAGCTGAACAGTTATATTATGCACTGCATGTACAACAAGAATTCTCAGACATGATGGTAAAAGGTTACAATCTTAATTCATTAGTGGAACACTTGGGACACTTTCTCGTTCGCCCTGTCTTATTATTGAACCATCGGGGGGAAATGATCGCCCGCAGCCATGATTTTCGCATGGATTCCATAAAACGAGCTGAAACTGAAATCGTTCGCGCCATCAAAGAAGACACAGCACCATACCAGGATGGGACGACATTTGACATCCCGTCGCTGAATCAGCAGGCCGTTACGACTTTCCCAGTCAAAACGAAACGGCAGCAGCCCAGCATGCTCGTTATCATTGATTTTCAAACATTGCCCTATCCATCATCCCAGATGGCTGTCGAACAAGCCGGCAACGTCATTTCTTCCACACTGATCAAGGAACAGGCGATTGAAGAAAATACCAGACTATTAAAAAATAATTTTTTTGCGGATTTAATTGAAAAACGCGTGCAGGCTGAAGATGAAGTTATGAGCCGGACAGCATTTTATGGGCTTGATCCGGACAAAGCAAGCATTTGTGTATTGTGTACCGTCGATTCAGAAGGAGAAAATTATGAATCGCTACAACTCTATGAAAAGAAAATCAGCGAGCTGCATAATAGCATTTATGATCAACTGGAAGATGACATTATTAATGGCAATATGCAGGCCACCCTATTCACCAAAGAAAAGTTCTTTGTAATGATTTTGCAATTCAACCAATACACCGAAGCAGAAATCAATCTGGTGACGGAATTTACGCAAAAGGCCCAGAAAAACGTCCAAGGGGAATATTCCGTATCATTCGGCATCAGTAATCCCGTAGAATCTGTTACCGAAATCCCAACCGCATATCAAGAAGCCGCAGAAGCTATTACCAATGGCTATGACCAGAATATGACAGGATTCATCAATTATTATAAAACCAAAGAAATTAAAGAATTGCTGAATACTCTTCCGCGTAAAGATATCAAAGCACTCTATGAAAATACGTTAAAATCATTGGCCTACCCGGAAACAAAAGAAGATCAGGAGCTAATCAAAACGATTGAAATCTATTTAAACTGTCAATGTGAAATATCGGTAACGGCACGCAAATTATATATTCACCGCAATACGGTTAAATACCGCATTAAAAAAGCGGAAGAACTGCTGAATTGTTCATTCCATGACCCCGCAGATTCATTACGAGTACGTGTCGCCTTAACAATTGGAAACATTTTGGAAGATGAAACCAAAACACTCAGCTCAGTGCAGTAA
- a CDS encoding RidA family protein — protein MTRKTYEAKNATVSGPYSHAVDAGDYVYFSGQTAKNTPTATDMSGDIQAQTHQCFANLFDVLEASGLTRDDVVKVNVYLTSMKHFAAMNEVYKTQFSEPYPARTCVAVLELPLEAEVEIEMIAKRS, from the coding sequence ATGACACGAAAAACATATGAAGCAAAAAATGCAACCGTATCGGGTCCTTATTCGCACGCGGTTGATGCAGGTGACTATGTCTACTTTTCGGGACAGACGGCCAAGAACACGCCAACTGCAACGGATATGAGCGGCGATATTCAAGCGCAAACGCACCAATGCTTTGCCAATTTATTTGACGTATTGGAAGCGTCCGGCCTTACAAGAGACGATGTCGTCAAAGTCAATGTTTATCTGACAAGCATGAAGCATTTCGCTGCGATGAATGAGGTATATAAAACGCAATTCAGCGAGCCTTATCCGGCACGGACTTGTGTAGCAGTGCTGGAATTGCCGCTTGAGGCGGAAGTGGAAATTGAAATGATTGCCAAAAGATCTTAA
- a CDS encoding DUF2877 domain-containing protein, which translates to MGYTINGNFHTRHVEAFVVSDRVDHILQHHTSGKVHSLFDTSFNLLFGKRLIHVGVYENGMAPFGIGLNRQSSVRLRRSIQQAQKVIWDSGSKGFVFGGGATLTLRHAERTNHLLESKSFDERVLMANLRFTTDKMLEEKWQTGLTQTEEEHQQFMRFIQMPLTSGQLPFIDKLNELRRLAKGSKTIASEHVLDYWIGRGLGLTPSGDDIITGMCAMLSILGSQSSLQEQLRHYLYQKGMERTTPVGYEYLWYAAHGEYHTHLLDMCQAMLKSDEQELMAALQAMKMIGHTSGADTVSGILLGIKSRRLMEY; encoded by the coding sequence ATGGGCTATACAATTAACGGAAATTTTCATACAAGACACGTTGAGGCCTTTGTTGTGAGTGATCGTGTTGATCACATTCTTCAGCATCACACGAGTGGAAAGGTTCACAGTCTGTTTGATACGAGTTTTAATTTATTGTTTGGAAAACGGCTCATTCATGTCGGTGTCTATGAAAATGGGATGGCGCCGTTTGGTATTGGGCTTAATCGCCAATCATCCGTAAGACTGAGGCGTTCGATTCAGCAAGCACAGAAGGTAATCTGGGATTCCGGGTCAAAAGGGTTCGTTTTTGGCGGTGGTGCAACCTTAACGCTGAGGCATGCCGAGCGGACAAATCATTTACTTGAGTCAAAGTCTTTTGATGAACGGGTTTTAATGGCTAATTTACGTTTTACAACGGATAAAATGCTGGAAGAAAAATGGCAAACCGGGTTAACACAGACGGAAGAAGAGCATCAGCAGTTCATGCGTTTTATACAGATGCCGCTTACTTCCGGACAGCTTCCGTTTATCGACAAATTAAACGAATTGAGACGTTTAGCGAAAGGGTCCAAAACAATTGCGTCTGAACATGTTCTGGATTATTGGATAGGCCGCGGACTTGGGTTAACGCCAAGCGGCGATGATATTATTACCGGCATGTGCGCGATGTTATCCATTTTAGGTTCACAGTCATCACTTCAGGAACAATTGCGTCACTATTTGTATCAAAAGGGAATGGAGCGAACAACGCCTGTGGGCTATGAATATTTATGGTATGCTGCACACGGGGAGTACCACACCCATTTGCTGGATATGTGCCAAGCGATGCTGAAATCAGATGAACAGGAATTGATGGCTGCATTGCAAGCTATGAAAATGATTGGCCACACATCCGGAGCAGATACGGTCTCAGGCATACTGCTCGGGATAAAGAGCAGGCGTTTGATGGAATATTAA
- a CDS encoding pyridoxal-phosphate-dependent aminotransferase family protein has protein sequence MGYTDLSTPIRTIMTPGPVEADPRVLRAMSTPIIGQFDPEFLKVMNETMDLLRYSFQTNNHRTFPVDGTSRAGIEAVLCSIIEPGDKVLIPIFGRFGYLLTEIASRCGADVHTIEKDWGEVFDPEEVKAEMKEVNPKVVAMVHGETSTGKMQPLKEIGQFCREQDALFVVDAVATLGGVEFKTDEWYIDAAIAGTQKCLAVPSGMAPLTYNDRVEKLILERKDIERGLADDSDNDRRIQSNYFDLSQIQDYWTPDRLNHHTEATSMLYALREGLRIIQDEGIEKRSERHQFHGEALAAGLRAMGLELFGGEENKMPVVTVIKVPEGIDEAQVRQTLINEFSVEIAGAFGPLKGNVVRIGSMGYSCRKSNILQTLGALEATLLYHGAEVNCGAASQAALKFYAENA, from the coding sequence ATGGGGTATACTGATTTATCGACACCGATACGTACGATTATGACGCCGGGTCCGGTTGAGGCTGATCCGCGCGTGCTGCGGGCGATGTCAACACCGATCATTGGACAATTTGACCCGGAATTTTTAAAAGTTATGAATGAAACGATGGATTTATTGCGTTATAGTTTCCAAACGAATAATCATCGCACTTTTCCGGTGGACGGAACTTCCCGGGCTGGAATCGAAGCGGTTTTGTGCAGTATCATTGAACCCGGCGATAAAGTATTGATTCCGATATTCGGCCGGTTTGGCTACCTGCTTACAGAAATCGCCAGCCGTTGCGGTGCTGATGTCCACACGATCGAAAAAGATTGGGGCGAGGTATTCGACCCGGAAGAAGTAAAAGCGGAAATGAAAGAAGTGAATCCTAAGGTTGTCGCGATGGTGCATGGTGAAACATCAACCGGCAAAATGCAGCCATTAAAAGAAATCGGCCAATTCTGCCGTGAGCAGGACGCGCTTTTCGTTGTTGATGCTGTTGCAACTCTTGGTGGCGTCGAATTTAAAACAGATGAATGGTATATTGATGCGGCGATTGCCGGCACGCAGAAATGTCTTGCCGTTCCATCGGGCATGGCGCCGCTCACATATAATGATCGCGTAGAGAAACTTATTTTGGAACGAAAAGATATTGAGCGGGGCTTAGCTGATGATTCGGATAATGACCGCAGAATTCAAAGTAACTACTTTGATTTAAGTCAAATTCAGGATTATTGGACACCGGATCGTCTCAACCATCACACAGAAGCGACTTCAATGCTCTATGCGCTGCGTGAAGGTTTACGGATCATACAAGACGAGGGGATTGAAAAGCGGAGCGAGCGTCATCAATTTCATGGCGAAGCGCTTGCGGCAGGTCTTCGTGCCATGGGTCTTGAACTGTTTGGCGGCGAGGAGAACAAAATGCCGGTTGTAACAGTTATTAAAGTCCCTGAAGGTATCGATGAAGCGCAGGTCCGTCAAACGCTCATCAATGAATTTAGCGTCGAAATAGCCGGTGCGTTCGGGCCATTGAAAGGAAATGTAGTGCGTATCGGTTCGATGGGATACAGTTGCCGTAAAAGCAATATTTTACAAACGCTGGGTGCACTGGAAGCCACGTTACTTTACCATGGTGCTGAGGTAAACTGCGGCGCTGCATCGCAGGCAGCTTTGAAATTTTATGCAGAAAACGCGTGA
- a CDS encoding uracil/xanthine transporter, with amino-acid sequence MNEFWKSSSWISGLQWLFFIFTNTVVIPITVGAAFGLPQESIASILQLSFIVTGIACMVQALFGHKRALMEGQSGLWWGVILTLTSIAVAQDMPLAVLGGSLAIGVILSGVITIIIGLTGLGPVIAKLFKPAVMGVFMFLFGVKLIGIFLKGMLGIPFGNEAQSATIDLSVSLLSIIIAIIVIVISIKAPPAIRRYSLLIGIVIGWIAFNLTFGGQQTVEQTSSSGFSFFPLGEPVWNTGVIITAILAGLLNTANTFGALKGTDDMYQEETTNGQYRASFTITGIFTSISGVLGLVPYAPYVSSIGFLNQTGIIKRVPFIIGGLMFFVMGVIPPIGQFFSMLPLSIGSAVLFVSYLQLLNSSWSFFSGVTFTAFNVYRAAIPLFVGIIIMTLPPSYFETIPGTIRPLLSSGLLVGIMLALLLENMFKWDRDTEAK; translated from the coding sequence ATGAACGAATTCTGGAAGTCAAGCAGTTGGATATCCGGCTTGCAATGGCTTTTTTTCATTTTCACGAATACGGTTGTTATACCGATCACAGTCGGAGCGGCGTTTGGATTGCCGCAGGAGAGTATAGCAAGCATCCTGCAGCTGTCATTTATTGTGACGGGTATTGCCTGTATGGTGCAGGCTCTGTTTGGACATAAGCGGGCTCTTATGGAAGGTCAATCCGGTTTGTGGTGGGGCGTTATTTTGACACTTACCAGCATAGCGGTCGCACAGGACATGCCTTTAGCGGTACTGGGTGGCAGCCTTGCTATTGGTGTCATACTTTCCGGCGTCATAACGATTATTATCGGGTTAACCGGCTTGGGTCCGGTTATTGCCAAGCTGTTTAAACCTGCTGTGATGGGCGTTTTTATGTTTCTGTTTGGTGTTAAATTGATCGGCATATTTTTGAAAGGCATGCTTGGCATTCCATTTGGCAATGAAGCACAATCCGCAACGATTGATTTATCCGTGTCGTTATTATCGATTATTATCGCGATTATTGTCATTGTCATCAGTATTAAAGCGCCACCCGCCATCCGCCGTTATTCGCTGTTGATTGGCATTGTGATCGGCTGGATTGCTTTTAATCTGACATTCGGCGGACAACAAACCGTTGAACAGACCTCATCATCCGGTTTCAGCTTTTTCCCGTTGGGCGAACCTGTATGGAATACCGGGGTCATTATAACGGCAATACTCGCCGGCCTGCTTAATACGGCCAATACATTCGGCGCGTTAAAAGGAACGGATGATATGTATCAAGAGGAAACGACAAATGGCCAGTACCGTGCATCGTTTACCATAACGGGAATTTTTACAAGCATTTCAGGTGTGCTTGGTCTTGTGCCATATGCACCATATGTTTCGTCTATTGGCTTCTTGAATCAGACAGGCATCATTAAGCGCGTGCCATTCATTATAGGCGGACTGATGTTCTTTGTTATGGGTGTCATCCCGCCAATTGGACAATTCTTCTCCATGTTGCCATTAAGCATCGGCAGTGCTGTTTTGTTTGTATCTTATTTGCAATTGCTGAACTCATCCTGGAGCTTTTTCTCAGGCGTGACATTCACTGCATTTAATGTGTATCGCGCAGCAATCCCGTTGTTCGTAGGAATTATCATCATGACATTGCCGCCATCTTATTTCGAGACAATACCCGGCACGATCCGACCGCTTCTAAGCAGCGGCCTGCTTGTCGGAATCATGCTGGCCCTTCTTCTGGAAAACATGTTCAAGTGGGACCGGGACACGGAAGCGAAATGA